A window of the Hordeum vulgare subsp. vulgare chromosome 5H, MorexV3_pseudomolecules_assembly, whole genome shotgun sequence genome harbors these coding sequences:
- the LOC123451799 gene encoding auxin-responsive protein SAUR36-like, with translation MGAIHNVQAPKTTLLVSIVSEESNQDHNHIACPYTLQHLLGSVRCQLVHLLTTWLCPLPTCHDSLVAAHALHCIVLFSSSSPINLSAYHLHHFIHKPSTTTAHSCYKSFSELSAKRRGEAVMVSAKRLAQLANKWQRMVAIGRKRITQTTTAKRAAAECRTVTSVAVKGHCMVYTSDGSRFEVPVEYLSTAVFSELLRMSQEEFGFEGGDNGRITLPCDTAVMEYAMCLLRRDASMEVVMAFLSSIARPCCFDGDVVVPCVGLNHYVGVC, from the coding sequence ATGGGAGCAATTCACAATGTCCAAGCACCCAAGACTACGCTGCTAGTATCGATAGTCTCAGAGGAATCAAATCAAGACCACAATCACATTGCATGCCCATACACTCTGCAGCATCTTCTTGGCTCTGTCCGTTGCCAGCTTGTGCATCTTCTGACTACTTGGCTCTGTCCGTTGCCAACTTGTCATGATAGCTTGGTAGCTGCACATGCACTGCATTGCATTGttctcttctcttcctcctcaccTATAAATCTATCAGCTTACCAtcttcatcacttcatccacaaaCCAAGCACTACCACAGCACATAGCTGCTACAAAAGTTTCTCTGAACTTTCagcgaagagaagaggagaagcagtCATGGTCAGTGCCAAGAGGCTTGCCCAACTGGCAAACAAGTGGCAGAGAATGGTGGCTATTGGGAGGAAGAGGATCACCCAGACTACAACGGCGAAAAGAGCGGCCGCCGAGTGCCGCACGGTGACCTCAGTAGCGGTGAAGGGACACTGCATGGTATACACCTCCGATGGCAGCCGGTTTGAGGTGCCAGTGGAGTACCTCAGCACAGCGGTCTTCAGTGAGCTGCTGAGGATGTCTCAAGAGGAATTTGGATTCGAGGGCGGAGATAATGGTCGCATCACGCTGCCCTGTGATACTGCAGTCATGGAATACGCCATGTGTTTGCTCAGGAGAGATGCCTCCATGGAGGTAGTGATGGCGTTCCTGAGCTCCATTGCAAGACCGTGCTGCTTTGATGGTGATGTGGTGGTGCCATGCGTAGGGCTTAACCATTATGTAGGTGTTTGTTAG
- the LOC123451800 gene encoding auxin-responsive protein SAUR36-like, producing the protein MVSAKRLAQMAKKWQRMAALGRKRLTRTTTAAKGVSNDECCATWPSVAMKGHCMVYTIDGARFEVPLAYLGTPILSELLTMSQEEFGFAGGDDGRIVLPCDAAVMEYAMCLLRRDASTEVMKAFTSSVARPCSSFEGGVVGVGPNQQVLAVC; encoded by the coding sequence ATGGTTAGTGCCAAGAGACTTGctcagatggcaaagaagtggcAGAGGATGGCAGCCCTGGGGAGGAAGAGGCTCACCCGGACCACGACGGCCGCGAAAGGAGTATCCAATGACGAGTGCTGCGCGACATGGCCATCGGTGGCGATGAAAGGCCACTGCATGGTGTACACCATAGACGGGGCACGGTTCGAGGTGCCGCTGGCATACCTCGGCACGCCCATCTTGAGCGAGCTCCTGACGATGTCCCAGGAGGAGTTCGGCTTTGCAGGCGGCGATGACGGGAGGATCGTGCTGCCCTGTGATGCAGCGGTCATGGAGTACGCCATGTGCTTGCTCCGGAGAGATGCCTCCACGGAAGTCATGAAGGCATTCACGAGCTCCGTCGCGAGGCCATGCAGCAGCTTTGAAGGTGGTGTGGTGGGCGTAGGGCCTAACCAGCAAGTACTAGCTGTTTGTTAG
- the LOC123451801 gene encoding uncharacterized protein LOC123451801: MDMEAISASSNRLIELAGGTHPHPDAMVRLRQVLSTAAARCISNPPIYAYCLKQMLANFLRDFGNDISELDNLTARLQATRSPKGRRHSVSPTARLAGLHGNDLFRALMTLHLPVTAPAELCLEAALAAQRLITHDHLDIFIHLCEDVTAADEFNSKVFLDHIKTLEKFVQEHIDLAYAAATSRATTRETK; this comes from the coding sequence ATGGACATGGAGGCAATTTCGGCAAGCAGCAATCGTCTTATTGAGTTGGCCGGGGGCACCCACCCACATCCTGATGCTATGGTACGCCTCCGGCAGGTGCTGAGCACTGCTGCGGCACGTTGCATCTCCAACCCCCCCATCTACGCCTATTGTCTCAAACAGATGTTGGCCAACTTCCTTCGTGATTTCGGCAATGACATCAGTGAGCTGGACAACCTCACTGCTCGCCTCCAGGCCACGCGCAGCCCTAAAGGCCGCCGCCACTCTGTCTCCCCTACTGCCCGGCTCGCCGGCCTTCATGGAAATGATCTATTCCGTGCACTGATGACCCTGCACCTGCCTGTCACCGCGCCTGCAGAGCTCTGCCTTGAGGCCGCTCTCGCCGCGCAGAGGCTCATCACGCATGACCACCTCGACATTTTCATCCACCTCTGTGAGGACGTTACGGCGGCCGATGAGTTTAACTCCAAGGTCTTCCTGGACCACATAAAAACCTTGGAGAAGTTTGTGCAAGAGCACATTGACCTCGCCTACGCCGCTGCCACTTCACGTGCAACCACTCGCGAAACGAAGTAA